TTCTTTGGAACGTTTTATTCAGGCGAAGGGAGAAAGTTTGAGCCATTTGCAGCTAAAAGAGAAGTCTCCGAATTGGAGATAGAAAGCTAAGGAGGTGAAGATTATGGATCCGATAGTGTACGTAGCTTTGGGCATGGCTCTTGGAGCAGGGTTAGCTGGAGCTGCTTCATCATTTGGAGTTGGAATAGCTGGAGCCGCTGCCGCTGGTGCGGTTGCAGAGGATGAGAAGAACTTTAGAAATGCCCTAATCCTCCAGGGACTTCCAATGACTCAGAGTATCTACGGTCTGATAACACTCTTCCTCATTGGAATGGCCGCGGGGATAATAGGTGGAGGAGGCTTTAAGTTCGCTGAACCAACAACTCAGAACATAATAAAGAGTGCAATACTCTTCGGCGCTGGTCTACTTGTCGGGTTAACTGGCCTCTCAGCAATACCTCAGGGAATCATAGCCAGCTCTGGAATTGGGGCAGTAAGCAAGAATCCAAGAACTTTCACCCAGAACCTAATATTCGCCGCTATGGCCGAGACCATGGCCATCTTCGGTCTCGTTGGAGCTATAATCCTGATAATGAGTCTCTGATCTCACTTTATCTATTTAGGAGGACAGAAAAATGGAAGGAGCTGAATTGATAATCCAGGAAATAAACAGGGAAGCAGAGAGAAAGATAGAGTACATACTCAACGAGGCTAGGAAGGAGGCTGAGAAGATAAAAGAAGAGGCTAAGAGAAAAGCGGAGTCAAGAGCTGAATGGATAATCAGGAGGGCAAAGACACAGGCTGAACTGGAAAAGCAAAGGATAATAGCAAATGCGAGGTTGGAAATTAGAAGGAAGAGACTTGCCGTTCAAGAAGAGATAATATCTAAGGTTCTGGAGGAAGTCAGAAAGAGATTGGAGAACATGTCAGAAGATGAATACTTTGAATCAGTTAAAGCCCTCTTAAAGGAGGCGGTTAGTGAACTAAACGAAAGGAAAGTAAGGGTTATGTCAAACGAGAAGACACTATCTCTCATAGGTGCTAGAATAGAGGAGATAAAAGCTGAACTGGGTGATGTGTCCATTGAACTTGGAGAGGTCATAAAGACGATTGGTGGCGTCGTTGTGGAGACTGAGGATGGCAGGATCAGGATAGATAACACATTTGAGGCAAGGATGGAGAGACTTGAAGGTGAGATAAGATCAACCATAGCGAAGGTCCTCTTTGGGTGATATCAATGGAAGTATCAACATTAACAGCGATACTTGACACGACACTTGCAGTTGTCTTTACTTGGGTAGCTTATAAAACTGGCCAACTTATTTGGAAGTACACTCCATATTCATATCCAAATGCTAGGATAAGAGCAATGGAAGCAAGACTTTTGACGGATCAAAGATTATCTGAGCTATCCGAGAGCGGAACTCTTCAG
The window above is part of the Pyrococcus sp. NA2 genome. Proteins encoded here:
- a CDS encoding V-type ATP synthase subunit E encodes the protein MEGAELIIQEINREAERKIEYILNEARKEAEKIKEEAKRKAESRAEWIIRRAKTQAELEKQRIIANARLEIRRKRLAVQEEIISKVLEEVRKRLENMSEDEYFESVKALLKEAVSELNERKVRVMSNEKTLSLIGARIEEIKAELGDVSIELGEVIKTIGGVVVETEDGRIRIDNTFEARMERLEGEIRSTIAKVLFG
- a CDS encoding V-type ATP synthase subunit K (produces ATP from ADP in the presence of a proton gradient across the membrane; the K subunit is a nonenzymatic component which binds the dimeric form by interacting with the G and E subunits), yielding MDPIVYVALGMALGAGLAGAASSFGVGIAGAAAAGAVAEDEKNFRNALILQGLPMTQSIYGLITLFLIGMAAGIIGGGGFKFAEPTTQNIIKSAILFGAGLLVGLTGLSAIPQGIIASSGIGAVSKNPRTFTQNLIFAAMAETMAIFGLVGAIILIMSL